ACCGCCTTCTTGGCCGCCGGGGCCGCCTTGGCAGCCGCCGCCGTGCGGGCGGGGGCCGTGCGGGCAGGGGCCTTGCGGGCGGGGGCCTTGCGGGCCGGAGCCTTGCGGGCGGGGGCCTTGGTGACCGGCGGGGAGCGGCGGGCGGGAGCACGCCGGGGCGGGGGCGCGACCACCGGCTCGTCCTCGTCCTCGTCCTCGAAGTCGTCGTCGAAGTCGTCGTCACCAGGCCGTGCCGGGCTCGACCACTCGGTGTCCCGGATGTCCCAGTCGCCCTCGTCGCCCTCGCCGTCGCCCTCGCCGTCGCCGTCGTCCGCGGCCAGCAGGGCGTCGACCTTGCTCAGGACGGTGAAGCGGTTCATCCCCGCGGCCTCGCGCTCGCGGACCTGCTCCAGCTCGGGGCCTGACAGGTCGGCCAAAGCGGCCATGACCTCCGAGGAGCGCAGCTCGTCGTAGTTGGGGATCGGGAACCCGTCGTCATCGTCGTCGTAGCTCGGCGGATCGAACTGCTGGGTACGGTCGCTGGCCCGGCCGAAGGGCCGGCTGCCCAGCACGCCGCCCAGCACGGCACCCACGGGCTCGTCCTCGGGTTCGAGCTGGGCCTGGGCCGCGGGCGCCGGCTCGCGCGCCGGGGGCGACCACGGGGCCGTCCCCGCGCCCGAAGGCTCAGGCCCGCTCTGCCACGGCGGAGCCGACGAGGTGGTGGCGGACGCGGTGGCCGAGGGGGCGGGCGACGGGGCAGCCGCACGCGGCGGCGCCTCCTCGTCGGGCCGGCCCCGTAGGACCGCCACCGCGAGCACGAGGCCGGCAAGAACGCTGCAGGCTATGGACGCGTAGATCAAGGTCAAGCCCGACTGAAGCAGGCCGACCACGAGCGTGATGGCCGCCGCCACGACCAACGCCAAGCTCACCAAGACCACAGGGTCACCGTCCCATCAGTGCGCGTGAATGTTCCGGGTGCCGATCCGAGCCACTGATGCTAACCGGGCCAGCCCACCGGTTCCGCACTTCAGCAGATGGCACCGCTGAGGAACACGAGGCCGAACGTCACGATCATGGGCGAGAGGTCGAGGCCCATGCCTCCCACGCCGAGGGGAGGCACCACCCGCCGGATGGGCGCGAGCACCGGTTCGGTCACCGTGTGGAGGAACCGGTAGACCGACGAGAGGCCGCTGTCGGGGCTGACCGGGAACCACGAGAGGATGATCCTGGCGAACAGGACGATGATGTAGAGCTGGATGAGACGGCAGACGAGGGACACAAGTCAGGAACGATAGAGCCCGCGCTCCTGCAAGCGCCGCTTTTCCTCGGGGGAGACCTCGACGTTGGACGGGGTGAGCAGGAAGACCGAGTCGGCGACCTTCTCCATCTGGCCGCCGAGGCCGTAAGTCAGCCCGCTCGAGAAGTCGATCAGCCGCCGGGCAAGGTCGCGGTCGACGCCCTGGAGGTTGACGATCACGGGCTGGCCGTTCTTGAGGCGGTCACCGATGTCCTTGGCGTCGTTGAACCCGCTGGGGGCCAGCGCGTGGACCTTCTGGTGCTGGGTGGGCGGTTGCAGCGGGCGGACGACGGCCGAAGCTGCCGGCCGCTGGACCTGCACGCTGCTCTCCGGTTCGCGCGCCGGGAGAGTGCGTACGCCGCTCATGGCCGACGGCTCCGGCTCGTAGCTGCGCTCGGGCATGGCCGGGGCACGGCGCACGGGCCGGGGCGCCGGTTGGGGCTCGGGGGGGTACGGCTCGTACTCGTCATACTCCTCGTCGTCGACAAGCCCCAGGTAAACCATCGCTCGTCGCCAGATTGATGCCATCGAGTCGCCTCCTTGGCCTTCGTAGCCTATCGCCGGGGCCCGGGCGCCGAGGGGCGGCTCCCGAACAGGGCCCGTCCCAAACGGACCATCGTGCTCCCCTCCTGCACGGCGACCTCGAGGTCGTCACTCATACCCATCGAACGCTCTGCCAGCCCCAGCCGGTCGGCCTGGCGGGCAAGGCTGCGGAAGCCTTCGCGGGCCGCCTCCGGGGGCCCGCTCGGCCCCACGGCCATCAGCCCGCGGACCTGGAGGCCGAGCCCGGCCAGGGCCTCGACCAGCGCTCCGACGTCCTCAGGGCGGCAGCCGTGCTTGGCCGGGTCGCCCGAGACGTTCACCTGGACCAGCACCTGGGCGGCCGGGGACCAGCGGGCTATCTCGGCCCCGGCCGAGAGGCGGTCGACCGCCTGCCACAGGTGGACGGCGGGCGCCAGGCGCCTGACCTTGTTGCGCTGGACGTGGCCCAGGAAGTGCCAGCGGCACGGCCCGGCCTCCGCCCGGCCGGCGTCTGCGGCGCCCAGGGCGCCCACCTTGGTGGCCATCTCCTGGGCATAGCTCTCGCCCACGTCGGCCACGCCCGCGTCGAGAGCGGCCGCCACCGCCTCGGGCCCGAACCCCTTGGTCACGGCCACGACCGTCACGGCGCTGTTTGAACCGCCGGCGGCCGCGATGCGGCCTCTCACGACCTCGAGGCGTTCGGCCACGGTCGGGGCCGCGGCAACCACGGCCGTCACCGCCACACCACGGTCGCCTGGCGTCCGCGATCACGCCGGGCCCGCCACGAGAACCATGCCGGCGAGCAGGCCGTGCAGGCTCCTGCGTCGGCCACGGCCGTCACCCCGGCCCGGGCCAGCGCGACGCGCACGGCGGCCGGCAGGTCGAGGGCGGGAGCGCCGGCGGCCGTCCTCGCCCGCACCGACGGCCCGAACCGCTCCTCCATCCGGGCCAGGTCGCCTTCGCCGAACTCGTAGCACTCAGGGTGGACGCATGGACCGATGAGGGCCTGGATGCCGGTCGCACCCAGGTCCTCCATCTCAGCCACGGTCGCCTCGACGACGCCGGCCAGGAGCCCGGCCCAGCCCGCGTGGGCCACGGCCAGGGCCCCGCCCCGGTGGGACTGGCCGGCCAGGACTACCGGGGCGCAGTCGGCCGTCAGGACGGCCAAGGCGCAGCCGGCCTGGTCGGTCACTGCCGCGTCGGCCACCGCCCCGGCGCCTGCGCCGGGGCGGGCGACCCGTACCACCTCGCGACCGTGCACCTGGCGCAGCCACGTCCAGGGGTGTTCGCACACCGCCCGGCGGCGCTGCTCGACCTCGGGCGCCACCTCGGTGGCATAGAGGCCCCCATGGCCCATGTCACCCTCGGCCCGGCCCGTGAAGCGGACCTGAGCGGGGCCCAAGCGGCGCGCCGGAGCGAGGGTCGGTACCCCCGCCACCGCGCTCATCCGCGCAGGACGATCTCGGCCGGACCGGTCACTTGAGGAAGGACGGGACGTCGAAGTCGTCATCGTCGTCGGCCAGCCCGAGGTCGTCGCCGCCGCGGCCGAACACGTCGTTGCCCCGGCCGAACACGTCGTTGCCACCCCGGCCGAAGACGTCGTCGTCGGACAGGCCGAGGCCGCCGGCCTGGCCCCGGGGGGCCTCGGTACGGCGGGGCGCGTCGCGGCCCTCGTCCCAGCGGTCGAAGCCGGCGGCGATCACCGTCACCCGCACCTCGTCGCCCATGGCGTCGTCGATGACCATGCCGGCGATGATGTTGGCGTCGGGGTGGGCGACCTCGTGGATGATCTCGGCGGCCTCGTTGACCTCGAACAGGCCGAGGTCGCTGCCCCCGGAGATGTTGAGCAGGATCCCGCGCGCCCCCTCGATGGAGGCCTCGAGCAACGGGCTGGAGATGGCGGCCCGGGCCGCGTTGATGGCCCGGCCCTCGCCCGAGGCGTAGCCGATGCCCATCAGGGCGGTGCCCGCGTTGGTCATGATCTTCTTCACGTCGGCGAAGTCGGTGTTTATGAGCCCCGGGGTGTTGATGAGGTCGGTTATGCCCTGGACACCCTGGAGTAGCACCTCGTCGGCCATCTTGAAGGCGTTGAGGGCCGACGTCTTCTCGTTGGAGACCGACAGCAGGCGGTCGTTGGGGATGACGATCAGGGTGTCGACCTTCTCCTTGAGCACCTGGATGCCCTTCTCGGCCTGGTTCGACCGCACCCGGCCCTCGAACGAGAACGGGCGGGTCACCACCCCGATGGTCAACGCTCCCTGGTTCTTGGCGATCTCGGCGATCACGGGGGCGCCGCCCGTGCCCGTGCCCCCGCCCTTGCCGGCGGTGATGAAGACCATGTCGGCGCCCTTGAGCACCTCCTCGATCTCGTCCCGGTGCTCCTCGGCCGCCTCCCGCCCGATCTCGGGGTCGCTCCCGGCACCGAGGCCCCGGGTCAGTTCCCGGCCGATGTCGAGCTTGACGTCGGCGTCGCTCATCAGGAGGGCCTGAGCATCGGTGTTGACGGCGATGAACTCGACGCCCTTCAGGCCGGCGTCGATCATGCGGTTGACCGCGTTGACGCCGCCGCCTCCGATGCCGACCACCTTGATGACGGCCAGGTAGTTCTGTGGTGCGCCGATCATGGCTCTACTCCCCGTGCCTGTGGCCCGTCCGCCCCTAGGGCCAGCGGCCACTGTCCGTGGCCGTCGCGTTCGTTGCGCGAGGCCGCTCCGTTCAATTGTCACTTGGCCTCAACCTCCACTACAGGTCAAGAGTTATGTCAACCTGCGCTGAGGGTCGAAACTCTCGCACGAACTCACCCGCGAGTCAAGACCGGGCTTGAGGGAAGTCTGACATCGAGGACCGCGAGGTCCTCGGTGCCGACGGACGACAGCACTGTCTCCGTCGACCTGAGCTTGGCCCCGAGGTCTTGAGCGGGGCCCAGCCGTACGGTACCGCGCGGGTTCAGCTTGAGCTCGACATGGCCGCCCTCCACCACCGCGACGGCCTCGGTCCGGCCCGCCATCTCGGGGGTGAGGGCGGCGGCCACGGCCAGAGCGGAGGCGGCGTCGGGGACCGTCCCACCGGGTGCCGGCAGGGCCTCTAGGCCCTCGATGCGGACCAGGCCCTCGGGCTGAACCTCGACATCGGCCAGCACTCGACCGTTGCCGTCGATCAGGGCCCAGCGGTCCCCATCGCGGGGGACCGCTGCCCGCGCGTCTCGCTCGTCCACCCTGATCACGAGCGTTCCCGGCCACTCCCGGTGCACGACCGCGGTCCGCACCCACGGGAGGGACTCGACGCCCGCGGCCACGGCCCGCTCGTCGACATCGACCATGGCGGCGCCCAGCCTGAGGCCGGTGGCGGCCGCCACCTCCTCGAGCGGGGTGCGCACCGCACCCTCGACCTCGATGTGGTCGACGTCGAGCAGAGGCGAGCGGGCCGCCGCCCAACCGGCGCCGGCCAGCACGGTCACGGCCAGCAGGACGATCAGCGCCTTCAGGCGGCGCCGCCCCTCCTGGCGCCGGACGTCGACCCGGCGCTGGCGGATCCGGGGGTCCATACGCGAAACCGCAGGTGGAGACGTTGTCACCGTCATCCTAGACCTCCAGTCGAGAGTGATATAGGACCGAAGCCAACCATGTGGACCTCGGGCTGGAGCTCGACCCCGGAGGACTCCAACACCCTCCGGGCTACGACCTCCATGAGGCGCACGACATCGGCGGCCGAGCCCCCGTCGTCGACCTGGATGAAGTTGGCGTGCTTAGGCGACACGTAGGCCGAACCCTCGCGATGGCCCTTCAACCCGGCCGCCTCCACCAGCCGGCCGGCGCTATCGCCCGGCGGGTTGGTGAACACCGACCCCGCGTTGGCCCCGCCGGGCTGGTGCTGGCGCCGCCAGCGCACGACCTCGGTCACCTCCCGCTCGGCCGCCTCGCGGTCTCCCCGGGCCAGGGCGAACCGCCCCGAGAGCACCACCTCTCGGGGGCCCAGGGCCGACCGCCGGTAACCCAGGGACAGATCGGCGGCCGAGCGGTCGCCCCAGCTTGCCGAGGCGAGGTCGAACACCTGCGCGCCCGCCAGTGTGGCCGCAATGTCTGACCCGTGGCCGCCGGCGTTCATGCGGACGCCGCCACCCACCGACCCGGGGACGCCCACGGCCCACTCCAGCCCCCGCAGGCCGGCGGCTGCTGTCCGGCGGGCCAGCACGGGCAGGGTGGCCGCCGCCCCAGCGGTGACCTCGGTCCCCCGGATGTCGATGGTGGCGAAGGGCTCTCCCAGCGCCAGGGCGAGACCCGCGAAACCCCCGTCGGCCACCAGGAGGTTCGAGCCGCGACCGATGACAAGGACAGGTAGGCCCGACACAGCCACGGCCTCGGCCACCGCCACAAGGTCGTCCTCCCCGGCCGCTTCGACGAAGATGGCGGCCGGCCCGCCGACACGGTAAGTGGTCATGGGCCCGAGGAGCCGCCCCCGCTGAGCCCGGGGGCCCAGCACGGCCGCAGCGGCCTCGACCGCAGGGCCGGCACGGGCGCCGGTACCGGCGCTCGGGCCGGCGCCCGGGGGGCGGCCGCGCGGATGGCTCACGCCCGCCCCAAGAGCTCGTCGGGCACTGACGTGAGGTCGCCGGCGCCCAGGGTGAGACAGAGGTCGCCGGGGCGCAGCCGGGCCCGGAGGTAGGCCACCAGGTCCTCCCGGGCCGGCATCCAGGCCACCGGCTGGGAGGGGTGGGCGTCGAGGACGGCGTCGACCACCAGCTTGGCGCTCACCCCGGGCCGGGGGGCCTCGCCGGCGGGATAGACGTCGGTCACGACCAGCAGGTCGGCGGCCGTGAAGGCGTGGGCGAACTCGCGCCACAAGGCGGCCGTGCGGCTGTAGCGGTGGGGCTGGAACACACACACGACCCGCGGCCATGGGCCTTCACGGGCGGCGGCCAGGGCGGCGGCCACCTCGGTGGGCAGATGGGCGTAGTCGTCGACGAAGGTCACCCCGCCGCGCTCGCCCCGGTACTGGGCCCGGCGGGCCACCCCCCGGTAGCCGGACAGGGCCCTCGCCCCTTCGGAGGGGGCCACACCCGTGGCGGCCGCGGCCGCGAGGGCGGCGGCCGCGTTGAGGGCGTTGTGGCGACCGGGCACGGCCAGATCGACCGCCACCGGCTCGTCCTCACCGAGGGCGAACGTGAAGCGGCTACGCCGGCCGTCCCCCTCGTAGCCCGACAGGCGCGCCCGGTTGGCGGCGCCGAACCCGTAGGTGACGACATCGGTTCCCGGGGTGCCGGCCAGGGCGGCCGCCCCGGCGTCGTCGCCACACACGACCGCCCGGGCCGCAGCCCCCACGAACCGCCCGAAGGCGGCCTGCAGGGAGGCGAGCCCGCCCCAGTGCTCGAGGTGGTCGGGCTCGACGCTGGTCACCACGGCCAGCTCGGCCGGCAGTTCGAGGAAGGTCCCGTCGCTCTCGTCGGCCTCCACGACCATCCACTCGCCCTCGCCCCAGCGGGCGCCGGTGCCCAGGCCCGCCAGTTCCCCGCCGACGACGAACGAGGGACCGGTGCCGGCCCCGTCCAAGACGGTGGCCAGCATCCCCGAGGTTGTCGTCTTTCCGTGGGTCCCGGCCACGGCCACCGTGCGCCGCTGGCGGCAGATGGCGGCCAGCACGGCCGCCCGGCGCAGCACGGGAACGCCCCGGCGGCGGGCCTCGTCCACCTCGGGGTTGCCGTCGAGCCATGCGGTGGAGACGGCCAGGAGCTCGGCACCGTCCACGTTGGCCGGGTCGAACCCGGCCGAGCACCGGGCCCCCAGGGCCCGCAGGCGGTCCATAACCGGGAACTCGGCTTTGTCGCTG
This sequence is a window from Actinomycetota bacterium. Protein-coding genes within it:
- a CDS encoding YggT family protein, whose translation is MSLVCRLIQLYIIVLFARIILSWFPVSPDSGLSSVYRFLHTVTEPVLAPIRRVVPPLGVGGMGLDLSPMIVTFGLVFLSGAIC
- a CDS encoding cell division protein SepF, which produces MASIWRRAMVYLGLVDDEEYDEYEPYPPEPQPAPRPVRRAPAMPERSYEPEPSAMSGVRTLPAREPESSVQVQRPAASAVVRPLQPPTQHQKVHALAPSGFNDAKDIGDRLKNGQPVIVNLQGVDRDLARRLIDFSSGLTYGLGGQMEKVADSVFLLTPSNVEVSPEEKRRLQERGLYRS
- a CDS encoding YggS family pyridoxal phosphate-dependent enzyme; translated protein: MTAVVAAAPTVAERLEVVRGRIAAAGGSNSAVTVVAVTKGFGPEAVAAALDAGVADVGESYAQEMATKVGALGAADAGRAEAGPCRWHFLGHVQRNKVRRLAPAVHLWQAVDRLSAGAEIARWSPAAQVLVQVNVSGDPAKHGCRPEDVGALVEALAGLGLQVRGLMAVGPSGPPEAAREGFRSLARQADRLGLAERSMGMSDDLEVAVQEGSTMVRLGRALFGSRPSAPGPRR
- a CDS encoding laccase domain-containing protein; protein product: MSAVAGVPTLAPARRLGPAQVRFTGRAEGDMGHGGLYATEVAPEVEQRRRAVCEHPWTWLRQVHGREVVRVARPGAGAGAVADAAVTDQAGCALAVLTADCAPVVLAGQSHRGGALAVAHAGWAGLLAGVVEATVAEMEDLGATGIQALIGPCVHPECYEFGEGDLARMEERFGPSVRARTAAGAPALDLPAAVRVALARAGVTAVADAGACTACSPAWFSWRARRDRGRQATVVWR
- the ftsZ gene encoding cell division protein FtsZ, whose translation is MGAPQNYLAVIKVVGIGGGGVNAVNRMIDAGLKGVEFIAVNTDAQALLMSDADVKLDIGRELTRGLGAGSDPEIGREAAEEHRDEIEEVLKGADMVFITAGKGGGTGTGGAPVIAEIAKNQGALTIGVVTRPFSFEGRVRSNQAEKGIQVLKEKVDTLIVIPNDRLLSVSNEKTSALNAFKMADEVLLQGVQGITDLINTPGLINTDFADVKKIMTNAGTALMGIGYASGEGRAINAARAAISSPLLEASIEGARGILLNISGGSDLGLFEVNEAAEIIHEVAHPDANIIAGMVIDDAMGDEVRVTVIAAGFDRWDEGRDAPRRTEAPRGQAGGLGLSDDDVFGRGGNDVFGRGNDVFGRGGDDLGLADDDDDFDVPSFLK
- a CDS encoding FtsQ-type POTRA domain-containing protein encodes the protein MDPRIRQRRVDVRRQEGRRRLKALIVLLAVTVLAGAGWAAARSPLLDVDHIEVEGAVRTPLEEVAAATGLRLGAAMVDVDERAVAAGVESLPWVRTAVVHREWPGTLVIRVDERDARAAVPRDGDRWALIDGNGRVLADVEVQPEGLVRIEGLEALPAPGGTVPDAASALAVAAALTPEMAGRTEAVAVVEGGHVELKLNPRGTVRLGPAQDLGAKLRSTETVLSSVGTEDLAVLDVRLPSSPVLTRG
- the murB gene encoding UDP-N-acetylmuramate dehydrogenase: MSHPRGRPPGAGPSAGTGARAGPAVEAAAAVLGPRAQRGRLLGPMTTYRVGGPAAIFVEAAGEDDLVAVAEAVAVSGLPVLVIGRGSNLLVADGGFAGLALALGEPFATIDIRGTEVTAGAAATLPVLARRTAAAGLRGLEWAVGVPGSVGGGVRMNAGGHGSDIAATLAGAQVFDLASASWGDRSAADLSLGYRRSALGPREVVLSGRFALARGDREAAEREVTEVVRWRRQHQPGGANAGSVFTNPPGDSAGRLVEAAGLKGHREGSAYVSPKHANFIQVDDGGSAADVVRLMEVVARRVLESSGVELQPEVHMVGFGPISLSTGGLG
- the murC gene encoding UDP-N-acetylmuramate--L-alanine ligase, with the protein product MGETDAGPELDRPRRVHVVGVAGAGMSAIAEVLVAMGHQVSGSDKAEFPVMDRLRALGARCSAGFDPANVDGAELLAVSTAWLDGNPEVDEARRRGVPVLRRAAVLAAICRQRRTVAVAGTHGKTTTSGMLATVLDGAGTGPSFVVGGELAGLGTGARWGEGEWMVVEADESDGTFLELPAELAVVTSVEPDHLEHWGGLASLQAAFGRFVGAAARAVVCGDDAGAAALAGTPGTDVVTYGFGAANRARLSGYEGDGRRSRFTFALGEDEPVAVDLAVPGRHNALNAAAALAAAAATGVAPSEGARALSGYRGVARRAQYRGERGGVTFVDDYAHLPTEVAAALAAAREGPWPRVVCVFQPHRYSRTAALWREFAHAFTAADLLVVTDVYPAGEAPRPGVSAKLVVDAVLDAHPSQPVAWMPAREDLVAYLRARLRPGDLCLTLGAGDLTSVPDELLGRA